GGACGCGCCGCTCGCCGTCGCGTTCGTCCCCGGCACCGACCAGCAGTACGTCGCCGAGCGCGACGGCCGCGTTCTGCGCCACGGGCCGAACGGCTTGCAGGACGACCACTTTCTCGACCTCCGTGACACGGTCGAGACCGAGGGGGAAAAAGGGTTGCTCGGGATGGCGCTTCATCCGGACTTCCCGGACGACCGTCGGCTGTTCGTCCGGTACAGCGCGCCGCTCCGGGAGGGGATGCCCGAGGACTACAGTCACACGTTCGTCCTGGCCGCCTTCGAGGTGACCGGGGACGGGACGCGAGCACGGCGCGACTCCGAACGATCGATCCTCGAGATTCCGCAGCCGAGACCCCTCCACAACGGCGGCGACATCGCGTTCGGCCCCGACGGGTTCCTCTACGTCTCGGTCGGTGACAGCGGCGAATCCCCCGAGGAGGTCTGGTACGACGGTCCAGGCGGCGGGAACGGGCAGGACGTGACCAAGAACCTACTGGGGAGCGTTCTGCGTCTCGACGTCGATACCTGGACGGATGATCGGGGCTACGTCGTCCCGGAAGACAACCCGCTCGTCGGACGAGATGGACTCGACGAGCACTACGCGTGGGGATTCCGGAACCCCTGGCGCCTGTCGTTCGACGGGGAGGACCTCTACGTCGCGGACGTCGGCCAGAACCGTTTCGAGGAGGTGAACCTCGTCGAGAAGGGGGGCAACTACGGCTGGAACGTCAAAGAGGGGACCCACTGCTACAAAACGGACGACTGTCCGGACCGAACGCCAGATCACGTCCGGGGCGGCGAACCGCTTCGTGACCCCATCGTCGAGTATCCCCACGAAGGCGACCCGATCAGCGGTGTCTCGGTCATCGGAGGCTACGTCTACCGCGGATCGGCGCTGTCGGAACTCGACGGGCGCTACGTCTTCGGCGATTTCATCCCCGAGGGGCAGTTGTTCGTCGCCAGTCCTCCCGACGACGCCGATACTGACGTCGGCCACGAAGCCAACGGACTGTGGCCGACCGCCGCCCTCGAACTCGTCGACGCGGAGAAACTCACGCGAGCGCTCTCGTTCGGCCGCGACGAGGACGGTGAGGTGTACGTGCTAGGGACGGGATCCGAGGGAGGGGGACTCTTTCGGATCGTCTCGGCCAGGTGATCGGCTCCTGCCGGTTTCTTCGGTTCTCGTCGCCTCGAGCCTTCGTCTGAACCCTCTCGCGGCGATCGACCACGTTCTCGAATCGCGCGTGTACCGACACCTCAGTCGAGTGGCGTCTCCGACTCCGAGGCCGCAGTGTCGCGACGCCGACGAATCGCCCACAGGAGCGCCGCACACGACCCGGACGCGAGGACCGTCCACCGGTCGGTACTCTGGTAGAGATCCCCGGACGGAACTCGGTACTCGAGGATTGGCCAGAAGACGGCGTAGGACTGGCCCGTCGGGGTGATCAACAGAAGGTCGAGCACGTGGTGGGAGACGACGCCGACGGCCACCAGCGCGAGGACCCGTTTGCGCTGTTCCGGCGCCACTAGCAGGACGAGAAGTCCGGTCACGAGCGCGGATCCGACGAGGGTGTGCAACGGCTCCCACGAAAAGGGGAGACCGAGCACGCCCGCGACGAACCCGTCCGAAACGACCAGTTCGATTCGGTTCAGATCCGGACTCGCGGCGCCGACCATGACGAGCGAGACGTGTGCCGGACGGAGCCGCTCGTATCGAAGCGAGAGGAGCGTACCGATGCTGTACCCGACCAGCAGGTGCGTGAGCAGATCAGCCACGGTGATCACCGTCGTCCCCAGTGTTGTGGGCGTGATGGACGTCTGACGAGCGGCCATCGGACGGACGGCTGTCGGACGCGCTCCTTCGCGGTACGAACGCGAGCGCCGTCGGGTCGAAACGCCACTGCTGAACGAGTCGGCCGACGATCCAGAGCCCGCCCACCACCGAAACGCCATACAGGTAGCCGGCATCGGCGGATTCGCGCGTCACCGCCCTTTCGACCACGAGGGTCGATTCGTCCTCGAGGGTACCGAACGCGTTCACGCGGTCGTTCACCTCGAGCGGCTCGTCGGCGTCTATCATCCGATCGTCGACGTCGACGAGCGTGAAGCGACCGTGGCCACTGGCGAGCGTCGCGACGACGACGGGGTCAGTTTCGACGACGAAGCCGCCGATGACGACCTGCTCGCCGACGTAGGCTGTCCGATCTTGCCGCACGTCCATCTGGTTTGGATGCTCGCTTTCCAGGAGTTCGTCGGACGTCGCACCTGCTACGAGCAAACAGCCGACCAGGAGGGCGAGGAGAACGAGCCCGGCGAGAACGCGACCGAGCTGGCCGTGTAGCTCTGCCATGGTACCCGTTTCGCTCGAGCGTCGATACGTGTTTTCTTCCCTCACCACTCTTGCCACTCTCGACGCTTTCGACCCGATTCAATGCGAGAGGCGACGGTGGACCGAGACGAGAGGCAAACGGTAGAACCGGCGTAACCTCGTCGAGAATACGGATCGATTAGTGCACTCAGAAGCTACCGGCGTAAACCGTATACCGCACGGGCGTGAGATCGGGTGCGGCATCGTCCTCGGATTCGAGTGACGCTGGTCGGGCACACTCAGCACCAGCCTGTCCAGCTTCTTGAAATTGAACACTACCATAATGTTTAAATTACATACATGAGGTCGGCACGTCATGGATCGATATCCAGCGCCCGATATGGGCGAACGAGTTGGTGTGTTAGACAGACGGTTCGAAGCGCTTCTCATCGATGGAATTCTGGTGGCGGTAGTCTTCGGAATCCTCGGCTACGTTGCCGGAACGGTATTCTTCGACGGGCCGTTCAGCGGCTTCGGCGGTCTTCTAGTCTCCTTGCAGTTCGGCGCCCCGGTCGGACTGGTGCTCTATCAAACTTCGTTCGAAGGGTACTTTGGACAGACGGTCGGCAAGCGCACTCGAGGTATCGTCGTCGTCAGAAAAGACGGTTCGCGGTGCACGTGGACGGCGGCAGTACTCCGAAATCTTCTGCGAATTATCGACGTCCTTCCAGCGTTTTACGTCGTCGGCGTGATTTCGGCGTACGCGACGGGCGATCACCAGCGTATCGGCGATCTCGCAGCCAAGACGGTCGTCGTCGGGGCCGACTGACCGCGAGTATCGGCGTGAACGCACGTCGAACGTCGCCACCTACACCGAGTGTCGAGAACCCTCTCGGAGATCGTTTCTTCTCGACGCGAAACGGAGTTGGCTCCTCCACGCCCTGACGGACGAGGGCTCCCAAGCGCTGGGAGGCCACGAGGTCTCTCGAACCGTGGATGGCGTTTGGCTCGAACCCGCACGTCCGTCGAAATGCGAGTGAGCAACGCCAACCACCGCTCGATTTTGGACGGTTTCGGGTTCGTCCCTCCGTCATCGGTAGCGGCGACGGCGCGCGGTCCTCGATTATCGACGATCGGTTACCGTCCGATTTCCGTCCGCTCGAGTCGTGCTGGATTAGTCGCTATCGTTGTCGTCGCCGTCGCCGTCGTCATCGTCATCGTCGTCTTCGTCTACTTCCTCGCCGTCTTCGATCGTTTCGCCGTCCTCGTCGTAGTCTTCGTTGGCGTCGTCGCTGTCGTCGCTGTCGTCGTCATCGCTGTCGTCGCTGTCGTCGTCATCGCTGTCGTCGCTGTCGTCGTCATCGCTATCGTCGCTATCGTCGTCGTCTCCGTCGTCGCTGTCACCACCGGAATCTCCCTCGTCGTCGTCAGGACACTCGTCACCGATCGTAACCGACACGGAATACGTCTCGGCCGCACTCTGGCTGTTCACGATGACAGACGCCTCGTAGGTCCCCTCCTCGTCGGGGTTCACGACACACTCGACCGTGACGCAGATCCGGTCGCCCGTCTCGAGCGAGTAGCTGCCACCGAAGTTGAGCGCGACCGTCTTGCTGTCGTCGGCGGCGATCTCGTCCAGGTCGTCGACGACGCTTTCGCCGTTGTGTGTGACGTCTACCTTCGCGTCGTCAACCTTGAACAGCCCGACATTGGTTCCCTCCAGGTCACAGACCAGGTCGTTCAGGGAATCCCCATCAGTATCGTCGCCGACCGTCACGCGGAACGTGTACGTCGTCGTCGCTCCCGGCTTCGAGGAGTCGACGGACAGCGTCGCGTCGCCAGCCGTCGTGTCATCGGTCGTTTCCTCGTCGTCGTCACCGTCGCTAGCGTCGTCGCTATCACTCTCGCTTTCTTCTTCGTCGACCTCTTCTCCGTCCTCGATCGTCTCGCCGTCCTCGTCGTAATCCTCGTCGGTCTCGTTCTCGTCGTCGTTGATCTGTGCGTTCGCCACGCCGCCGATGGCAGCGATCGTTCCCGATGCCGCGAGCGCTTTCAGGACCGTTCGACGTTGCTTGGGTTCGTCAGACATGAGTAGTGGTGAAGGTGTGAACTCGTCTTCAATTTCCGTTCGGCGATACGCTTCGTCCCCACTCCTTGCGGGGAGGTATCTGCAGATACAGCATTTCGAGTGTTTACTATCGGACGATTAAGCAATTCGCGTACTGTTTCACTGCTACAATTTCATGAACTTTCACCTGCTTTCCGAACTATCAACTGATCGAATACCTCACAAAGGCCCGCTCTACGTGTCGTCTCTGACGATTGTCTCTCACACAACGATCTATTATTGAAACGGTCCCTCTCTTCGACTCGAGAGACTGGAACGAACTCGTGACGTCGATGCTGTGGTGTTCAGGTGGCGACCTCGACCTGTTCGCGAGCCTGGTCGAGCTGTTCCGGGTTGGGGGGGGGGGGAGGGGAGACACTGTGAGACCGACCTCGCGAACGAGCCCTTCCTTTGAGTACGGTAAAGGCCGCCACGGAGTCGGTAACCGGCGTATCGTCGTCCGGTCGGTGCAACCGGTGAACTGCCTCGGGGCTTGACCCCGAGGCACTGGCCTCGAACCGCCTGTAGAATCGTGGTAACATCTAATCGGGTGATCGCGGAGGGAATCGCTATACTGTAGAAATCTCTGTCGATTCTGACCCGAGTGAAAAAGCCATGCCGCCTCCTGGATCGTGAACGACGCCTGAGAACTTGCTCGCTTCGCTCGCAAAACCTCGGCCTAGTTCAAATCCGGTCGGGTCGCACTTTTTGCTCCGTGTGGACGGCTCGCTAAGCTCGCCGTCTTGTGCGTCGCAAAAGTGCCGCCTCCCGGATTTGAACCGGGGACAGCTCGATCTTCAGTCGAGTGCTCTCCCAGTCTGAGCTAAGGCGGCTCACTCCTACCTCCGGCGATGATATAAAAAAGGATTTCGAATGCCACTCGAGGGACGGGGGAGGTGAGAATTGGATAGCCGCCACGAACGAGAACATCTTTCACCGAGGTATCCTTTCGAAACGCAATGGCGATTCCAGACTCGCCCGACGGGGCGCCGGCCTCTCCCAGAGAAGCCGGCAAGTCCCTCTACGAAGGAACGCTCGACGTTTTAATGACCGGCATCGCGATCATCGTTCCGCTCGTCATCACCCTCTACGTTCTGCAGATCGTCCTCGATTTCATCACCAACGCACTGGTTCCGTTCATCGAACTCCTGCAGTGGTTCGGGATCATCGACTGGTTCCGACGCACGGAACTCGTCGGTGCACTCGTCCAGATGGGGCTCTACCCCTACCTCATCGGCTTTCTCACGGAACTCATCACTCTCGCGCTCTTGCTGGGGATCGTCATCGTCGTCGGATCGATCGGTCGCCACCGCTACGGCGAGCGAGCCATCGAGATGGTCGATCTCGCAATCGCCGCTATTCCCGGGTTCGGAACCGTCTACAAGAGCTTTCGTCGCATGGGCGACGTCATGCTCGACAACGAGGCGGAGAACTTCCAGGAGATCAAACTCGTCCAGTGTTTCGATGACGACATCTACGTGATCGGCTTCGAGACGAGCACGTCGCCGGAGACGATCGCGGACGTAACCGGTCACGAGGAAATGGTCACGCTGTTCATCCCGCTCGCGCCGAATCCAGTAACTGGTGGCTTCCTGACGCACGTCCCGCGAAGCCGCGTCATGGACGTCGACATGACGATCGAGGAGGGCGTCCGCAGCATCCTCACGAGCGGCGTCGCCACGGGCGAATCTGCCAGCGATCCGGCCCCGGTCACCATGGGTGACCTCGAGAAGGTCACGGACATCGACCGGCTCCAAGAGGCGATTACTCCCGACGACGGATCCGTCGACGACGAAGACGAACCGCGGTAACTGGATGCCGAACCGGCGCCACTGTGCCGGTGTTCATCACGGTCCTCGACGATATTGGTAATGGACTGCCAACGTTCGTTCGTCTCGGCAGAATCGACGACGTGCGGACGGTCGAAGGGGCCTGCATACCTTGCACACACAACCCTCGTCCGTAGGCCGACGGCCGTGGTGCGTGTAACGGTAATGCTTGGTACACTTCGAGCGTTTGCTCAGGAAGCGATTAGCCTCGTCATCGCGATCATCACGTTTCCGTTGCGAGTACTTCGGTCGCTACTGTAGCGACCGAACGGGTGAGAGGGGGACTGGCCGATTTCGTCACCCCACTACTCGCCACTACCGCGCGAGCCCCGCCACATCCGGCAGGAACCGAGCCACGACTGTCGGTGGTCTGTGCTCCCTCGCTTCGTTGGCTCAACCGTTACACCGCTCGACCGTTCGAGCGTCGGTAGACTCATCGATTCCGATAGTCGACCATTACGTCGGCGTATGTTGGAATTTCGGATATTCAAGACACCCTTTTCAGCGCCGCTCGCCAATGATATGCTATGGAAGCGCTTCCCTCGAGTGAGGCAGACGAGCAACTCACGGCGGACGTGATCCTGGAGTTGCTCGCCAACCGTCGTCGTCGGTACCTCCTCTACGCGCTTCGCGGCCGCACGAAGCCAATCGAGTTATCGAAACTAGCCGAAGAAGTCGCTGGCTGGGAGCACGACGTACACCCCGACGAGGTCGCGAAAAACGAGTACAAGAGCGTGTACGTTTCGTCGGTTCAGTGCCACGTTCCAAAGCTTGCCGACGCCGGCGTGGTCGACCACGACGACGATAACCACACGGTCATCCTCGCCGACAACTTCGAACAACTCGAGCCGTATCTCAGAGTGGTGATCAAGGACGAACCCGAGAACTCGCGGCTCCACGACGCGCTCGAGGTCGAACGCGGCGACGGATTGCTTGGCTCGCTTCGCCAGCGGCTCAAGTCCTGACTGCACGGGCTCCGACGTTCACCGCGTCGTCTCGAGGGGAGTCTCCGTGTGTGGGATGACACGTTCCTTCTCACGTCGCCTCGGTGATTCTCCTGGACCTGGCGACGAAACCGAGTGAGTTCGAGTTGCTTTGGGCCCGTTTGTCGCCTTTTTCGTATGTGGTTTCGACGTCGCGTCGGTCTCTCGAGCGCTATGACTGCTCTCGTTTGAACCTCCTCTCGGCAGAGTTCTACCGCTGGTGTTCTGTTCGCTGTAGCAATATGGGCTCGGGCGGGTTCGAACTACGCCCGAGAACCTGCGCCTGGGGCGCAGAACCTCGGTCTACTTCGAACCGCCCTCGCATACATTTCTGTGACTCACTGTCGTTCGTCCCAGAAATGGGCTCGGGCGGGTTCGAACCACCGACCTCGGCCTTGTAAAGGCCGCGTCATAACCAGCTAGACCACGAGCCCGTATCCGACCAGAGCGGGCCCGTGCGAATAACCTTTACTTTCTCGAGTCGAAGAAGAGCCTGAATGCGACAGTCCTACAGGCGCGTCTGGTCCGCGCTCGTCGTCCTGGTCGTCGTGCTCGCCATCGGCTACGGACTCGTCCAACTCTCGATTCTCCCCGCGCCCTGGACCAGCGATGCGGGGGACGTCCGGGTCGTCGACGAGGACGGGACCACCAAACTCGCCGTCGACGTCGAGGTAGCCGATACCTGGGAGGAGCGCTACACCGGCCTCAGCGACCACGACTCACTCGAGAACGACACGGGAATGCTGTTCGTCCACGGGAGCGAAGACGAGCGAACCTACGTCATGCGCGAGATGGACTTCGATATCGACATCATCTTCATCGGTGCCGACCGCGAAATCACCGAAATCCACCACGCGCGGGCGCCCGAATCGGACGAGGACGGCGAGGACCTTCGGTACTCCGGCGAGGCGAAGTGGGTCCTCGAGGTCCCCCGTGGAACGGCCAACGAGTCGAATCTCGAGGTCGGTGACGAGGTCGAAATCGATCTCGAGTGACTGATGCGTCCACATTTTCAGCGCAAAAAATTGGCGGTAACGAACGATTGTCGCGAACGCGAACGGTGACTTCCGGCAACACGTTCCGGAGCTAACCGGTTGCGGTCGGGATATATTTCGATTCGTAGGCAACGTTTATTGCTGACCGTCCACTCAGCCAGTGCAATGAGTAGTGTTGACTGGGACGAAGACGACCCGTTCCAAGAGCAACGGGAGAACATCGATAGTCCGATGTGGCGCTTGTTGTCGGAGTACGGCCGGCCGTACTGGTTTTCGGTCAGTTCCGGTATCTTCGCTAGCATCATGGCCCGGTTGCTTGACCTGATTCCGCCGGTCTTGCTCGGCATCGCGATCGACGCGATTTTCCTTAACACGATCGACTTCTCGCTTCCGATCGTTCCGGACGCGTGGCTGCCGACGACCGACGCAAATCAGTTCTGGCTGACCGTCGCGATCATCGCGCTCTCGTTTCTCACTGGGGCCGCATTTCACTGGATTCGGAACTGGGGGTTCAACTCCTTCGCCCAGGACATCCAGCACGACGTCCGGACCGACACTTACGACAAGATGCAGCGACTCGACATGGAGTTCTTCTCGGACAAACAGACCGGGGAGATGATGTCGATCCTCTCGAACGACGTCAACCAGCTTGAGCGATTCCTGAACGACGGCCTGAACTCCGCGTTCCGACTGGGCGTGATGGTCGTTGCCATCGCCGGGATCCTCCTCTGGATTAATCCACAACTGGCCCTCGTCGCAATGTCGCCGGTGCCGCTGATCGCCGTCTTCACTTACATCTTCGTCAAGAAGATCCAGCCGAAGTACGCCGCGGTTCGCTCGAGCGTCGGGAAGGTCAACTCCCGCCTCGAGAATAATCTCGGCGGCATTCAGGTGATCAAAGCCGACAACACCGAGAACTACGAATCTGGGCGCGTCGAGGACGTCTCCCAGAAGTACTACGACACCAACTGGGGGGCGATTCGACTGCGGATCAAGTTCTTCCCCGGCCTGCAGATCATCTCGGGCATCGGCTTCGTGCTGACCTTCCTCGTCGGCGGCTACTGGGTCCTCGAGGGTGCGCCAGGGCCGTTCACCGGGACCCTCAACGAGGGGGCGTTCGTGACGTTCATCCTGCTGACCCAGCAGCTCGTCTGGCCGATGGCCCAGTTCGGCCAGGTCATCAACATGTACCAGCGCGCCGAGGCCTCGAGCGAGCGCATTTTCGGGCTGATGGACGAACAGGGGCGCATCGAGACCGACGTCGACGCACCCGACCTCGAGATCGACGAAGGTCGCGTCGAGTACGACGACGTGACGTTCAGCTACGACGAGGCGGAGGTCATCGTCGACGACATCTCCTTCGACGTCCCTGGCGGCGAGACGATCGCCCTCGTCGGTCCAACTGGTGCCGGGAAGTCGACCGTCCTCAAGCTCCTGTTGCGCCTCCACGACGTCGACGACGGAGCCATCCGGATCGACGACCAGGACATCCGTGAGGTCTCCCTTCCGAGTCTGCGCCAGTCGATGGGCTACGTCGGCCAGCAGTCGTACCTCTTCTACGGAACCGTCAAGGAGAACGTCACCTACGGGACCTTCGACGCCAGCGAGGAGGAGATCGTCGAGGCCGCGAAAGCCGCCGAGGCACACGATTTCATCCAGAACCTGCCCGATGGCTACGATACGATGGTCGGCGAGCGCGGCGTCAAACTCTCCGGCGGCCAGCGCCAGCGACTGTGTATCGCGCGAGCGATCCTCAAGGACCCCGAGATCCTCATCCTGGACGAGGCGACGAGCGACGTCGACACCGAGACCGAGATGCTCATTCAGCGCTCGATCGACCACCTCACCGAGGAGCGGACCACGTTCGCTATCGCTCACCGCCTCTCGACGATCAAGGACGCCGATCAGATCGTCGTCCTCGAGGGCGGCGAAATCGTCGAGCGGGGTTCCCACGACGAGTTGATCGAAAACGATGGACTGTATGCCCACCTCTGGGGCGTGCAGGCGGGCGAGATCGACGAACTCCCCCAGGAGTTCATCGAGCGTGCCCAGAAGCGGACGGCGCGGACGCAGGCGCGTCGGGGCGGCGATTGAGCGGTAGCCTTAGAAGGATTCGTTCTCAGACTGGACGTCTTCGCCAGAGGGGTTGTCCTTTTGTCGCTCCTCGCCGGGTGCCGGGGGCGTCCGGTCGCTGTAATTTTTCCGTCCGATGGCCTCGTCGCCGACCATGTTCATGACGGCCTGTTCGACCTCCTCGTAAGACTGGTACTCGTCCTCGTTCAGCGGCCCGATGAGTTCCTCGAGCGTCGCGGTCTCCTCACCCATGTCGAGTTCGATGTCACCGTGATTCTCGAGCAGTTCGTCCTGTGAGACGGGGTAGTCGTGATCCTTGAGTTCGTCCTGGAGCGCCCCCAGTTCGATGCCGAGTTCGCGGGAATCTTCGCTCATGGGTGCCTGTCCATCACCGTGCGGGAAACCAGTTTTCCCTGCCATCGCGTGCTCCACTGGGCCAGCGAAATCTCTGGAGCGGGCGTTGCGGTGGCTACAAGGACCGACCGCTCCTCGTGGCGACCATGCACCTCGAGGAGGCCACCTGGACCGACATCGCCGACTGCGAGACCGACCTTGCCGTCCTCCCGGTCGGAAGCATCGAACAGCACGGCCCCCACGCGCCGCTCGGGACGGACGTATTCACTGCCGAAGCCGTCGCAGACGCCGCTCTTGAGCGAATCGGCCGCGAGGTCATTTGCGCTCCAGCGGTGCCGGTCGGCGTCGCGGAGGAACACCGCCACTTCCCGGGGACGATGTGGGTCTCGCCCGACACCTTCCGGGCGTACGTTCGCGAATCGATCGACAGCCTCGCCCACCACGGGTTCGACCGCGTCGTGATCGTGAACGGCCACGGCGGAAACGTCGACGCGCTGCGGGAGGTCGCGGCGACGATTACCCGCCACGACGACGCGTACGCAGTCCCGTTCACCTGGTTCGAGGCCGTGGGCGAGCACGCGAGCGAGATGGGTCACGGCGGGCCACTGGAGACGGCGCTCTTGCGTCAGTGCTGTCCCGACCTCGTCCGCGAGGACCGACTCGAGGAGGCAAAAGCGGGTGCCGCCGAGCGCTGGGGCGAGTGGGTCAGTTACGCGAACCTGGCGGTCGATTCGGCGGAGTTCTCCGAAAACGGGGTCGTCGGCGATCCAACGGCGGGCGACGAGAAACTGGGCGCGGAACTGCTCGAGTTAGCCGCGGCGGCCCTCGAGCGGTTGCTCGAGGCGGTCGCGGAGCGGGACGTGTCGGGTCCCGAGCGACGCTAGCGTCGGTGGTGGCTGTCGAGTTTCGAGGTACGGGTTTCGGACGTGGGCTGGTGTCGGTTATTCGTCGTCTTCTTCCGCTTCTGCTTCATCCTCGTCCTCGTCTTCATCGTCAGCTTCCCCACTCCCTGCGTCCTCGAGCGTCCCTCGAAGTGCCGGAATCGTCGCCGTGAGTTCGCCAACCTGCTCGCCCGCGTCGGTGATGTTCTCGAGGGCCTCCTCCAGGTCGGCAATCTCTTCCTCGAGGTCGTCGGCGTCCTCGAACGCGTCGGCGCGCTCGCCCATCGTGTACCACTTCTTGGCGTCGCGCAGGTGGTCTTCGGCGTCGCCGACATCGAGGGCGGACTTGAGGCCGTTGAGCACGCCGAGGACGTTCTCGGCGTCGGTCTCCCAGATGTCGTCGGCATCCGGGAGGGCGCTCCAGGCGTCCGCGAGGGAGGATTCGACGTCCGAGCGCATCTCGGAGGCGGCTTCCCCGAACAGTTCGTCGTCGTCGAGTGAGGCTTGGCTCATGGCGCTCACTTCACGGGCACCGGGGTTAAAAGATAGCCCGAAAGTGAAAGTGAACATCCAGTGAACGAGGGCTCTCGAGGGAAAATGGCGTCCCGGTTTCGAAACGGTTGACACCGGCGTCGATACCTGGGCTAACTCGTGCTGCAGCTGGAGTGGTTCGATCGGTTGACCGGGGTGGATCGTGCGATTGGTCGGTATGGCTCTGCGGTCGGCCGTCCTCGCGATGAGAGTCGCCTCGAGACGCTACGATGACTCGAGGCTCGACCGCTCGCCGTGCGAACCGGTCAGCTTCGTCGTGAAGAGGTCGGCCGTCGGCTCGAGGGAGCCGTAGAGGACGACCGCGAGGGCGACGAGCAGCGGCAGTGCCAGGAGGAGGAAGACCACGTCGTACAGCCACCCGACTCCACCCAGCAGCGGCGTGATCGCCGCGGCCAGTCCTCGATGAGCGACGAGGACGGCCGCGAGTACGGTCGCAACCCGGGTCACGGACGCGACGCGCTCGGCGACCTCGGGAGCGTTTCGCAGTCCCGCCTTCACGAGGTCGGCCAGCGCCGGGGCGAGCAACAGGAGGAGGCCAACGACGGCGAGCGTCGCGATGGCGCTTACGAGGGCGGCGACGGTGAGCGAGGTCCCGGGGACGAGCCAGCCCGCACCTGGCAACAGCGTCGCCACCCACAACACGACGACCACCGCGACCGACGCGAGCCCCAGCTTCGTCACTCGCTGCACCATTCGCGGATCGAGCGTCGAACGACCGTTTTCGTCTGGATACATGACTGCAGTCGATGGCGACCACGGAGGGGGTAAAAAACGCCGATCATCGTCCACGGGGTTCGCGACCGTTCGCCTCCGTTTGGGACCGTTCGCGGGATTTAACGGGTCTATAGCCCTTCTTCCTTGTCGGCTGCTCACCGACTCACCGACTCGAGGGCCATCAGCGGATAGCCGTCCTCCATCGCCATCCTGGAGACGACCTCGACGCCCTCGTAGGCGACGTCGATTTCGACCTCCAGGAAGCGACCCGTCAGTTCGGTGTATTCGGCGGCTCCCTCCTCGAGGGCGGCCTCGAGGACGCCCGTCCGGACGTCGACGCTCACGTCGGTGCAGTGGGGCTGGTTCTCGATCGCTTCCTCCATCGCTCGCGCGAGGCTGTCGGCGGTCTCGAGGCTGATGGGCGTGCCGGCGAACTGGTGGTAGAGCGAGCCGAACTTGATGCCGGCCTCGAAGCAGGCCCGCTGGGCGTCCGTGGGTGCCGTGCTCGAGCCGTCAGTGTCGTCGGTGGGCATAGGTTCACTTTCTGCTCCCGGACTCGTGGTCGTTGCGGTCTGTGGCGGCGAGCGGAGCGCCGGAATTGGCGACTGGTTTCGCGATCTGCACGAAGAGTAACCGATGTGAAGTTTTTAAGAGTCGGGAGCGACACGTAGTACGTATGGGTATCCTCTCTCGGACGTCGTACATCATCCGGTCGAAGCTCAACGCGATCCTCGACCGCTCGGAGGATCCGACGCAGACGCTCGATTACTC
This region of Natronosalvus halobius genomic DNA includes:
- a CDS encoding metal-dependent hydrolase produces the protein MADLLTHLLVGYSIGTLLSLRYERLRPAHVSLVMVGAASPDLNRIELVVSDGFVAGVLGLPFSWEPLHTLVGSALVTGLLVLLVAPEQRKRVLALVAVGVVSHHVLDLLLITPTGQSYAVFWPILEYRVPSGDLYQSTDRWTVLASGSCAALLWAIRRRRDTAASESETPLD
- a CDS encoding ABC transporter ATP-binding protein → MSSVDWDEDDPFQEQRENIDSPMWRLLSEYGRPYWFSVSSGIFASIMARLLDLIPPVLLGIAIDAIFLNTIDFSLPIVPDAWLPTTDANQFWLTVAIIALSFLTGAAFHWIRNWGFNSFAQDIQHDVRTDTYDKMQRLDMEFFSDKQTGEMMSILSNDVNQLERFLNDGLNSAFRLGVMVVAIAGILLWINPQLALVAMSPVPLIAVFTYIFVKKIQPKYAAVRSSVGKVNSRLENNLGGIQVIKADNTENYESGRVEDVSQKYYDTNWGAIRLRIKFFPGLQIISGIGFVLTFLVGGYWVLEGAPGPFTGTLNEGAFVTFILLTQQLVWPMAQFGQVINMYQRAEASSERIFGLMDEQGRIETDVDAPDLEIDEGRVEYDDVTFSYDEAEVIVDDISFDVPGGETIALVGPTGAGKSTVLKLLLRLHDVDDGAIRIDDQDIREVSLPSLRQSMGYVGQQSYLFYGTVKENVTYGTFDASEEEIVEAAKAAEAHDFIQNLPDGYDTMVGERGVKLSGGQRQRLCIARAILKDPEILILDEATSDVDTETEMLIQRSIDHLTEERTTFAIAHRLSTIKDADQIVVLEGGEIVERGSHDELIENDGLYAHLWGVQAGEIDELPQEFIERAQKRTARTQARRGGD
- a CDS encoding PQQ-dependent sugar dehydrogenase; translated protein: MGLLTDRREFLVGAALCATTGIAGCASPSATESPELSETLDATAQLPEAIGLQTTVSGLDAPLAVAFVPGTDQQYVAERDGRVLRHGPNGLQDDHFLDLRDTVETEGEKGLLGMALHPDFPDDRRLFVRYSAPLREGMPEDYSHTFVLAAFEVTGDGTRARRDSERSILEIPQPRPLHNGGDIAFGPDGFLYVSVGDSGESPEEVWYDGPGGGNGQDVTKNLLGSVLRLDVDTWTDDRGYVVPEDNPLVGRDGLDEHYAWGFRNPWRLSFDGEDLYVADVGQNRFEEVNLVEKGGNYGWNVKEGTHCYKTDDCPDRTPDHVRGGEPLRDPIVEYPHEGDPISGVSVIGGYVYRGSALSELDGRYVFGDFIPEGQLFVASPPDDADTDVGHEANGLWPTAALELVDAEKLTRALSFGRDEDGEVYVLGTGSEGGGLFRIVSAR
- a CDS encoding DUF502 domain-containing protein, giving the protein MAIPDSPDGAPASPREAGKSLYEGTLDVLMTGIAIIVPLVITLYVLQIVLDFITNALVPFIELLQWFGIIDWFRRTELVGALVQMGLYPYLIGFLTELITLALLLGIVIVVGSIGRHRYGERAIEMVDLAIAAIPGFGTVYKSFRRMGDVMLDNEAENFQEIKLVQCFDDDIYVIGFETSTSPETIADVTGHEEMVTLFIPLAPNPVTGGFLTHVPRSRVMDVDMTIEEGVRSILTSGVATGESASDPAPVTMGDLEKVTDIDRLQEAITPDDGSVDDEDEPR
- a CDS encoding DUF7344 domain-containing protein, whose protein sequence is MEALPSSEADEQLTADVILELLANRRRRYLLYALRGRTKPIELSKLAEEVAGWEHDVHPDEVAKNEYKSVYVSSVQCHVPKLADAGVVDHDDDNHTVILADNFEQLEPYLRVVIKDEPENSRLHDALEVERGDGLLGSLRQRLKS
- a CDS encoding DUF192 domain-containing protein, which codes for MRQSYRRVWSALVVLVVVLAIGYGLVQLSILPAPWTSDAGDVRVVDEDGTTKLAVDVEVADTWEERYTGLSDHDSLENDTGMLFVHGSEDERTYVMREMDFDIDIIFIGADREITEIHHARAPESDEDGEDLRYSGEAKWVLEVPRGTANESNLEVGDEVEIDLE
- a CDS encoding RDD family protein translates to MDRYPAPDMGERVGVLDRRFEALLIDGILVAVVFGILGYVAGTVFFDGPFSGFGGLLVSLQFGAPVGLVLYQTSFEGYFGQTVGKRTRGIVVVRKDGSRCTWTAAVLRNLLRIIDVLPAFYVVGVISAYATGDHQRIGDLAAKTVVVGAD
- a CDS encoding DUF5789 family protein, with protein sequence MSEDSRELGIELGALQDELKDHDYPVSQDELLENHGDIELDMGEETATLEELIGPLNEDEYQSYEEVEQAVMNMVGDEAIGRKNYSDRTPPAPGEERQKDNPSGEDVQSENESF